In the Populus trichocarpa isolate Nisqually-1 chromosome 1, P.trichocarpa_v4.1, whole genome shotgun sequence genome, one interval contains:
- the LOC7461630 gene encoding zinc finger protein CONSTANS-LIKE 13 — translation MIMEKCLNSKQKKDCFLFLPCEFCNSKAAILYCRADSAKLCLPCDQQIHSSNTLSLKHVRSQICDNCRAEPASIHCSNDNLFLCQDCDWDSHNSSFSVSSLHNRNPVEGFMGCPPVVELASLFGFDFKSDFFVDSDPGSCSFEQEAVNFQDFAVSSDDFSVLSSSGKSRQEVYKQLVEMGKRGMVRVNGDGAELGPDTPPSRCAVQWNLESLELENGDEELLHQQTPFTSLLMLPNHVDASENDCVSDLGFMWDCNYTHQGAQAWDFQLGTSLDCTIPGPQEEGYDVKDPGFMVKNYVDFTEDGAFATQKVLDDGHVTSCCSSTCEDNLSKNSCSNQQLSRYKPPTENCNNTPLLGLSPGSMPGEPNAHIQVMEQPSLTWFETLNEVRQKGDAGLFAQNRGNAMLRYREKKKNRRYDKRIRYESRKARADTRKRVKGRFVKAIEN, via the exons atgataatggAGAAGTGTTTAAATTCTAAACAAAAGAAAGACTGTTTCTTGTTTCTACCGTGTGAATTTTGCAACTCAAAAGCAGCAATCTTGTATTGTAGAGCTGATTCTGCTAAGCTTTGTTTGCCATGTGACCAGCAAATTCACTCTTCAAATACTCTGTCTCTCAAGCATGTAAGGTCACAGATCTGTGACAATTGCAGAGCTGAACCTGCTTCAATTCATTGCTCAAATGataatctttttctttgtcaagaTTGTGATTGGGATTCCCATAACAGCAGTTTTTCTGTATCTTCCCTTCATAATAGAAATCCAGTTGAAGGGTTCATGGGTTGCCCTCCAGTTGTTGAGCTTGCTTCTTTGTTTGGGTTTGAtttcaaatctgatttttttgtgGATTCTGATCCTGGGTCGTGTTCGTTTGAGCAAGAAGCGGttaattttcaagattttgcGGTTTCAAGTGATGATTTCTCTGTTTTGTCAAGTTCTGGGAAGAGTAGGCAAGAAGTGTATAAGCAGTTAGTAGAGATGGGAAAGAGGGGAATGGTGAGAGTGAATGGAGATGGAGCTGAATTGGGGCCTGACACACCACCGAGTAGATGTGCAGTGCAGTGGAATTTGGAGAGTCTTGAATTGGAGAATGGGGACGAAGAATTGTTGCACCAGCAAACGCCATTTACCTCTTTGCTTATGTTGCCAAATCATGTAGATGCAAGTGAGAATGACTGTGTATCTGATCTAGGTTTCATGTGGGATTGCAATTATACCCATCAAGGAGCTCAG GCATGGGATTTCCAACTTGGAACATCATTAGATTGTACAATACCTGGTCCACAAGAAGAAGGATATGATGTAAAGGATCCTGGTTTCATGGTCAAGAACTATGTCGACTTCACTGAAGATGGTGCCTTCGCTACACAGAAAGTATTGGATGATGGTCATGTGACGAGCTGCTGCTCTTCAACGTGTGAGGATAACTTGTCAAAAAAT AGTTGCTCCAACCAGCAATTGTCAAGGTACAAACCACCAACAGAAAATTGCAACAATACACCACTGCTAGGACTGTCTCCAGGATCCATGCCAGGTGAGCCTAACGCACATATCCAGGTCATGGAGCAGCCTTCTCTCACTTGGTTTGAAACTCTAAATGAGGTGAGACAAAAGGGTGATGCGGGACTTTTTGCACAGAACAGAGGCAACGCCATGTTGCGGTAcagggaaaagaagaaaaatcgaAG ATATGATAAACGTATCCGTTATGAATCAAGGAAGGCTAGAGCTGATACGAGAAAGCGAGTGAAAGggcggttcgtaaaggcaatagaaaattaa